TTTGTAAAAGCATTACACCGCACTTTCTATCGGCTTACCGGCGTAACAACCCACTTGAGCTGTTGGAAGGACattcaaaaagtttttaaagcACTCACCTCTGGATCATGATTCCCATTACTTTCTCTTGCTTCTACCCCACTGCGACCCTGTTTCCATGGTCCTCTACTTCGACGAACGAGGTCAATTTTCTGTCTTCTTAACCTCAACCTCAAGCTTGCTTGATACTGACACATCTACAATCACGGACCTAGCGCGTCCTGAAAGCCGCGGTCACACAGTCACGGTTTTAGGTTTGTCTCAACTTAGTCGATGAAATGTCACTCCAAATGTTTTGAACAATCATTTCAATTTGTTATACGCAGGGGTGATATTGGCTAAAATAAAAGGCTGCTGCTCTGAATAATTCATGTATGACAGGCAGCTAACATTACACAACTTCCCGCTGTTTGTgttctttcaaaatttgcaGATTCTGATATTAACTCCAGATTTTAATTCACCTGCTTCTCTCATTTTGTTACCATAACAACAACTGCCAAAATCTATCTTCTCTCACTACAAATAATGAGCGGCAGAAAACGTTTCGTTCAGgatcatatttcatcattttgCAATGGTTAGCGTTACAAGGAATGAATCTACTGAAATCCTGGCGAGGAAGTTTAACTGATATTTGTCTGATGGAATGCTAATTCATCAGTTTCGGAATATATTCTTAAAGTCATTCTGTGTTTTCTAATGGAATCAAATCGGCAAAATCGTCGAAATATGAAGGACAGTACGACAAGTAACCGAACTTAACTGCGGCAAAAAAAATCATGGCAGCTTTAGTTAAGGCTATCGAGCGGAAGAGATTCAAACAAGCCAAATTACTTTTGAAACTTGGCGACAATGTTAATCAACAGGAACAATTATCAGGAAAAACTCCTCTCTTAGCGCTTTGTTTCTTAGAGGACGAGAATCTAGCGTGTCGTATGACAAGGAAGCTACTTCTTAGAGGAGCAGACGTTTGCATGCAAGACGAACATGGAATGAGTCCACTCATGCAAGCTTGTAAGCTGGGTAAAGAGAAACTAGTCAAAGTACTTATTCAGAGCGAAGAGTGTGATTTTGCTGCTGCAGACAAAATGGGGAATACTGCGCTTATTTACTCCGTTGATGCTGGTAACGCTGTTATTACTAAAGCTCTCACAGAAGCAATGAATTCCTACGATATACGAGCTACTGATAAAGCCAACAATAACGGTGAAACTCCTCTGATTAGAGCGATGAAACTCAAACGAGATGACTGCAAGGAAGTGTTATTAAATGATGGGAAAGCGTCCCCTTCAGCCCGCGATTTTGATTTAAAACTAAACGCAAAAGAATGGGAGAGGTATCTAAAAGATATGGGCGAGGATGAAATAAAACCTGTAGAGGATAAGGCGAAAAGAGTCCGCTACAGGGAACAAAATAGAAGTTCATGTGTGAAGTCAAGGTTCTCATCCATAATTGATTATGGACAGGATGTGAAGAGTTCGACTAAGCTAGGAACACATTCAGTCAGCTCTAATCACAACTGTAACGATATAAATTCTACCAAGAGGTTTCCCCAAAGGACAAAGTCTGCTTCTTTGGTGAGTTGTATCAACACTAACAAACGCCAATCGACATCTAAGATTTTCCATTTGGAGTCAAGTGATgctgtaaggaaaattactgaaatgaatttttcagaaAAGGGAAACAGTCGATGCTTTGAAAAACAGACGAACAAAGGCGAGatgatttcaaaccaaaacAGTAAATCAATGAGAACCCCAGGAAGGTCATTCGAGCGTCATAAATTGAAGACATACCCAGTGAAGGAAATGCTTCCTTCGACTGCTGCTGtcacaaataaacaaaagatgGCATATGAAAAGACTGGTGAAGACAGTGGAGACGGGTTATCTTTTGGTCAAAGCCATATACCTCAGCTTTTTAATCTGATGACTCAGCAAAGGACCCATTCATTCCGGTCTTCGGCAAAGACACCAGCCCCCGGAGAACAGAGAAGCAAGTGGTCGGTCCGtgaagggaaagaaaataacagGAGAATATTTTCTGGAAGGAACTCAACCGCGATGCAAAAGCAGTGTCTCTTAGGCAGAAGATGGTCCACAGCTGAGTCTTCCCTTATTGCGCTCGAACGATTTCCCTTGCTTTACAGTCGTTCGGATTTCCAGGCGTTAACTCCAGACAACCGCGTGACTTTGGAAAAATCAGCTTTGAAAACAAGACCAAACTCTGAACTATCAAGCCTAGAAGAGCTagttacaaaaggaaagaatttaaacagaaaatcaaaatcacCAACTATATCTCCTAATTTTTTGAGGCTAAGCATACCTCTCTCAGCATCCCTTCCTGACAGCAGTGGTCACGGACGGATAAAATCTTCCAGACCAAGATATACAAAGCGCAATAGTGACCCACTCCCAGCAGATAGAACCTTATTAAGTGGGTCGTTGAGGACAGTGACTGCAGGCCCAGTGATCGAGGAGATAGAGGAAGGAGGGGATAACGAGATATGAGAAAAATTAATGGAATGTGGATTATCGAGGATACGATAATCTGAAGGTCGTGAGAAATCGTAACTCCATCCGGAGTTAAAATTTCTTCGTACAGCTTGACtctgtaaaggaaaaaaaacctcttaACTTACCATGGTACTTGGTCAAAATTATGTGATAATATGCACTTACTATTTGAAAACCAAGTGCATTTGTGAGCATGCAGAGAAGATAATCTATGCCCTCAATTAAAGTAGTTTTCGGAACGCATAGCACCTTACCTTGCACAGCACGCTTAAACTGCGAGAAGACAGTAACTGTAAGAACAGTGTAGCATGTGCTGAAAGAAAGGATAAAGAAAAGTTGCGATTAAATGTTCAGCCACCGAAGTTTTTGTTGTGCTATCTTCAtctcacatttttctttttttttttttctttttttttttttttactgaagtaatcttcataaaaaaaaatgatttaggTTTTGTGTGTCAATTTCTGTAGCTGGCTGACATAAAATGGGGTAAATGAGTGCGGAAAAGGAAGGACGAAAACTTTTCTTGGATGGTAAGCCAAGCTACACGGATTGAAACACCTAAATTTATTTAGTCTGTGATAAATTGGTTAGACGATGAATCAAAGAGAAGCAGCTGACGGCAAGTGCTGAAATCATTTATAGCAGTAACTTTGAGAGACCGTCCAAAGATCGGAACCGTTTAGTGAAGTAACCTTTAGGGGATAAAAGTTCTGCTGATGTAAATCGGAAAGAAATGCTCTGAAAGTAATAGAAGTGCTTCAGGATAATCACTCACCTAAGACAGAGAGAGTAATGTGCAGATGTATCGGGGccagggagaaaaaaaatcgtgaaTAACTCGAGATGGACTAAAGTGGAAAATCGCCTTGCTTTTGACTTGGTCTAGACACGGATACATTCTGCATCTCTCTATCAAACATGACTGATTTCTGTAGATCACAGGCTCCCTCGCTCTCTCGCCGGGCCTTAAACCTGTTAATTATCTATGTCTGAATCAGGGCCTACCTTTCCTGGTcagcaaaaaggtcaagttttGCGTTCAGGAAATGAAGACATTAATcagaacaaatttcacacatcAGTACAAATGGATCAAATGATTTTATACAAAGGATTGATTGACAGAAGTGCAATATTGAGAACTAATGACGAAGGCTTTCGTTGAGCGTTCCTCCTCTCTTCTTTACCTCGTGCATTGTCGTGAAAATCAGAAGTCTTTACTGCATCGAAACGTGACCGATTTTAAGTTTGACTGACGTAAGAGGCTTTAAACCTCATTTAGTAAGGTGTAATACGAGAGCACACCAAATGAAAGTCGCCAAAGATACATAACTCCCTGACTTAACAAGTTGTAGACAAAGCTCTTCATTCATATCGGAGAAATAAAATTTCCATGATTTTGTTGGAGCAAGAAACCTATTGCCCCAATCACACCAAAcctaaacatgttttaaatctATTTTGGTCATCATAGTTCATCATCCAAACAAGCTGCATAAACCGATTTTTAtcaacttcaaatttagcacgttgaaaatacaagttaatGAGTTCTTGAATCCTGTGGAAAATCCAGTTTTTCAGTTCTATGTTTGTGATCTTCATTACTTGAACCCGGTTTAACGAAACAAGTTTTGCTGACGAATAGGATTGAGCAAGTCATACTTACGCCAGTTgtctgcttaaaaaaaaatccactctTTAAAAAACCGGAAACTTGCTTCATGAAAACCGTCCCATTGTTGTTACTCTGCGTACAAAGCATAAACAGTTGCTTGAGCAAATAATGACGAATTCGTAAAGGAAACAGTAACGAAATCGTCAAAGTTCTCATTCCAGGCACATCTGCTTGTAATTCGTATTCCCTGACCTTTTTTCTCGCCAATGTGCACAACAACAACTAGTTTGTATCGCGGGCATAGCAAACTTTTTACCTTCTCTTTGATGAGCCGGCAAATATTCTGACTGTGGTCTTTGCACTTGGAACTATCATAATCTTCGTTCTTGAAGCGCTCTTTCAAAACATCTGCAATTATGGTTTCCACTGTTTTAGTTGGCATTGGCGTTTTGGCATCTGGCAACAATTTGTAAGTGTTTTCATAGAAATTTATCCCGCTTGAAAACTCGCTGTCGGCAACGGAGGCGTCATCGAGGCGATCTGTTAGATGAGTGTCGTTGCGATTCATTGCCGACTTCTGGGATGGAACTTCTTTGGAGTCCAGTTTAGAAGCAATTCCCAGTTTGAGCTTGGAGTGTGGTTGAGGACTTTTTCCTGAAAGGGTAACAATTCCTCGCTTAGTCCCAGATGCCgacattttaaaaatcttaCGGCAGATGTATAATAACTTtggttgctttttgttttgaagaaaacgAAAGCgtaattttgattgttttctctCTCTACAGTCAAACACAGCCATTGGAAATAATTAAACCTCAAACTATTCAATTCGGTAACAAAGCCATGTAAAGGGACTCAAAGAGCTCGATAATAAAGAGTCATAAGTATGTTAATCAAAATGGAAAGATCGTGACGCTAAATAAGTACGGGCTTTGTGTGATGAAAGTTCTCTTACAATTGGTTTTATAGGAAGATGAATGTTTGAGTGGAATTGAATAAGTTTTTAAACAATTCACCGATTGTATTGAATGCCGGCATTCCGTATAAAGTCGTTTAATTTCTTCTAAATAATCAAACGCCTGcatggaaaaaataataaagtaggAAGGGAAATGTTATCATATAGGCATGTCTCCTAACAACATTCATCGGAATCCTTTAACTCAAATCATGATTTGCAGACTAGAATAATCCACCTTTAGGATAGATCATAGgaggtttatttttcttttttcagatcaGTTATTGTGTTGTGGACATTAGAATAGTTTATTTAAGGAAGACACAGTAAGTGCTTTTGATAATACCCTCTTAGGTTGATATTTTTTCAAGGTAAATCTCATAAGCTCGTTTTACCTCATCAGTAGCAAGAAAGACTTCCACAATTATAAACTCAAAAAGGCGTGTAGAACCTGTCTCAATATTACAAGCAGTTATGGAAGTCAGCTGTTATCCGTGATTCCCTTTTAAGCTCTTAAGCCATTGTAGGATGAGCTTCTTGTGTTGTCTATAAATCTGTTTggtgaaaatgaaatcaaataaaCCCAAAGTTATATATACCAATTGTATGTGAGTTTGGagagtttaaaacagaattaGAGGCGAGACCTTTTTCTGCTTATGGTGTGTGGCTGAGGGGTTACGCTGTTTCAAGATATGATGACGTGCACATTGTCCTGAAAAATTACACGCTTTGTTCATACGTGTAAAATATATGCAGCCACATGATCAGATTTACTCATCATCTCAGAGCCCACTATCTCTTTTTGCTAAACAAGAAACGCGTGCTGGTGACCAAATGTCACAATGGCTGTGCAAATGGTATATAAAAACCCGGTTTAAAACGTTTTTGAGACGCGGACGGCAAGTGGGATTAAGATTAAAACTAACCTTGGTGCACTTTAACTACCATAAGGTCTTCGTTTTAGCAATTTAAACCAAACTGTGCGGACCAAAAAAGTGTCAGTAATGAGCACCAAGAATAAGTACTTTTAATTTCCACCTGCCGTCCGCGTCTCAAAAACGTTAGGTGCTTACTGAAGCTCCCTTTTTTTAATGGTAGAAATAGATGTCATGTGGTTTCTGGGGAATATTTCTCCTTTAAGATAGAAACTGACGGCCTcgttaataaatattttgaatcctTTCTACCGTTAAAATGGATTAAGATCAAATGGATCTTTTTAAGTAGCAAAAATGGGCCAGTGACTCCTTCGTTCATTTTCTacagccccccccccccgaggTTCCTGTTGCCTGTTGGCTCTCGCATTTTATTAGTCTGTCACAGTTATGGTTTCATTGAAAAATGTGTGCCTGCGAATTGATAAATCAAGTATAGTGCGTTGTTCAACTCTTCTGAAAATACATTCTCTTACCCGCGGCATGCTGGTTTATAATGAAATTAAGCAAAAACTTCGTCTTTCATGTAGACGCACATGTCGGTAAATCTGGAGCAAAACGTGCAGCTTTACTTTTTACCAACCTTGTGGAAACAAGTATTTGGACTGTAAAGGGGAAGTTCAAGCTGAGTTCTGCACTTGGAATAAGTGATCCAAACTATTTGAGCTTACCTGAGTTTTCCCAGCATAAAGCAGTTAGGAGTATTGCCACTCCTCCCCATGGATGGGTGTTAGGCCATCCCAGGTATCCACATTTTGTCCACGGTACTCTGACGGTTAATTAACCAGCACCCATATTTATGCTCCCGGAAATGTTGATCATAACAAACACAACGCATTGACCCCGGTTTGAACTTCAACCCCAATGTTTTGACTCGGAGTCTGGGGCGCTAACCCTTAGACTGAGTCAGTGTTGAGTGTTTTAGAGTGTTGAGGCGTGGTCTAATTGCCTTGAGGAGACTATTatcccattcacaccagcaaaacatgtttaatCAAACCGAGTTacactgaatgaaaatcaggaAGAGAGTCGGaattaaaaacttaattttccattggattcaagtatTTACCAGCTTGTATTTTCAATGTTCGACATTCTACTAAATACAGAGTCGACAACTATCGGTTTATGCAacttctatgaagaaaacagcttaaaaacACGTTTTAGCTTTGGTGTGAAAGGGGTATAAGATTGTTGTTAAATAAttcgaaaatttttgttctaatttttgtgaatttcttggaaaagtttggaaaaagtaGAATTAAGACATGGCGAGATTAGATATTCAATTAACAGTGACTTCCGCTCCTCACAATTCGTTCAGACATAATAGTTTATTGTTTAATATAGGTTTGGAATGGTGTCAAGCTCATTGAGCTGTTGACTGTGGAAATCTTAATTTTCATCGTCTACCTTGATTTTAAAGAGTACACTCGACCAAGAGCCGAgctaaaaaatttttcctctaaTTACTAAAGAGAATTGTtcaccaaaaaagaaaattaagttttttagaGACATAAAAAGTTTATCACGAGGTAGCAGTCACGAGAAGCCTTAGGGAGGCTTTCAACTGATTACGGTAACCGCCAAGGTAGTCCTAAAAGTGTCTAAAATAAGGAAACGGAAGGAAACGGCCGACGTATAGTTCTAGCTAAGTAAGAAAGATTGCTTTGTAACAATGTACAATACAACAATTATTGCTACAGCTTTTGTTATTCCAATTATGGCACAAGCTtacaaaaaactgtttttgttcagttttcttAATTACGACAAGGACGCACTTACTGAATAGCTTAAAGACCTCCATAGAATTACGGCGTTTTCCATGTAATTAGAGGCTATTAGATGTCAATTCAACAGGCGTGGTATTCTGTTTCAAGTATCATCgattatatttgtttttccttttttattttgcagtcaCAGGAAGCTACAAGAAACTGTTTCTGAGTTGTAGTCGGgcaatttttatcaaaaggCATCTGCCTGTCGgtttcaatttaaaatgaaaaaaaaagtcatggCGTCTAATTAGGGAAACCATAATGACGGTGACTTTTTTGTTCAACTATAATTGCAAACCTCTTGTTAATACTTTTTGTCCTTCCACGATAATGGTTTTAAGCGAATCAGATAAAAACCGCTtagcaatttccatttaattgAGGTATTCATAATATCTTTTGTCCATTGTTGAGTCGCCATCCTATTATTCACGTCTTTTGTCAGCCCTGAGTCCTTCACCCACGCTAAGTAAACATTGTTTGACCTGTTTTGCATTTGTCTTATTCCGAAACATGGGAAAGTTCtagttaaatgataaaaatatccAGGATAAACTGAACAGCATGGTGCACTTGGTCAATTACTACTACGATCTCTGAATAAGGTTtgtttttcacttatttttggATCAAAGGTAAAGCGATTAAAAGAGAAAGTAAGCCAGTCAAGTTCAGGACATCTGCACATTATGTATACATGTTACTTTATGCTCAATATTCACTGGATAGTTTGCTCAAGTTGAGTAAACATTCATTTAAAGAAAGGAAGAGTTGACTCTTCATTTGTATCGCTTAGCAACGGAAAGGAAAGTTTACATAGATAAAGCCGATAATCTTATCACAGTTTTAAGTGCTGACGAAAGATCAAAGAGGGTTGTCTTCGCTCGTCCTTGTGTCTCCAATCAACTTCTCGTAGTGAGCATAAATTGGAGATTTATAAATCCGCCTTTAAGGCGAAAAGGGTAGATTGACTTTTATAATAATCGAAGGGATGTTTCATACCCCCCAAGTACTGCTGTGAACTAGATTTGTTGTCGATTTTATTGGTTTTAAAGTCATGGATTCACAAATCCACCGCATCAGCGCCGTAGAACATCGGCCACCTTCGTTGTCTGTATCTTCAGCGCAAGGAGAAACAGAGAGAAGGCGAAGATCGTCAACTAACGCGTCCCAAAATTCTGGTGTCAATACCTTTTCTCCTGACAGGAGCGACCGAAGAAAACCATCCAGTACAGCGACGCCATTCTTGTATTCCTCCAGCGGTCGCAAAGTATCTAGCAGTGTTTCTCCAAGGTTCGAGCCCATAGACACTGCAGCCTCGAAACACAAGCAAAGTGAAGTCTTACCGACCTATCGAATGGCACCGCAGGCCGACAGAAAATTCCGACCTCAAGTTGTCAAGAAAATTATGGATGAGGCTTTTGAAGAG
This is a stretch of genomic DNA from Pocillopora verrucosa isolate sample1 chromosome 12, ASM3666991v2, whole genome shotgun sequence. It encodes these proteins:
- the LOC131774288 gene encoding uncharacterized protein, translating into MAALVKAIERKRFKQAKLLLKLGDNVNQQEQLSGKTPLLALCFLEDENLACRMTRKLLLRGADVCMQDEHGMSPLMQACKLGKEKLVKVLIQSEECDFAAADKMGNTALIYSVDAGNAVITKALTEAMNSYDIRATDKANNNGETPLIRAMKLKRDDCKEVLLNDGKASPSARDFDLKLNAKEWERYLKDMGEDEIKPVEDKAKRVRYREQNRSSCVKSRFSSIIDYGQDVKSSTKLGTHSVSSNHNCNDINSTKRFPQRTKSASLVSCINTNKRQSTSKIFHLESSDAVRKITEMNFSEKGNSRCFEKQTNKGEMISNQNSKSMRTPGRSFERHKLKTYPVKEMLPSTAAVTNKQKMAYEKTGEDSGDGLSFGQSHIPQLFNLMTQQRTHSFRSSAKTPAPGEQRSKWSVREGKENNRRIFSGRNSTAMQKQCLLGRRWSTAESSLIALERFPLLYSRSDFQALTPDNRVTLEKSALKTRPNSELSSLEELVTKGKNLNRKSKSPTISPNFLRLSIPLSASLPDSSGHGRIKSSRPRYTKRNSDPLPADRTLLSGSLRTVTAGPVIEEIEEGGDNEI
- the LOC131774284 gene encoding dynein light chain Tctex-type 5-like is translated as MSASGTKRGIVTLSGKSPQPHSKLKLGIASKLDSKEVPSQKSAMNRNDTHLTDRLDDASVADSEFSSGINFYENTYKLLPDAKTPMPTKTVETIIADVLKERFKNEDYDSSKCKDHSQNICRLIKEKVKSLLCPRYKLVVVVHIGEKKGQGIRITSRCAWNENFDDFVTVSFTNSSLFAQATVYALYAE
- the LOC131774295 gene encoding dynein light chain Tctex-type protein 2B; the protein is MDSQIHRISAVEHRPPSLSVSSAQGETERRRRSSTNASQNSGVNTFSPDRSDRRKPSSTATPFLYSSSGRKVSSSVSPRFEPIDTAASKHKQSEVLPTYRMAPQADRKFRPQVVKKIMDEAFEESLDGLNGYDSVKCRALTTQVCEDIKQRVKWLNFERCKLICVVHIGSVNGQGMRVASQCLWDHTVDNFASTTYCKGDIFAVALLFGVYKE